The following nucleotide sequence is from bacterium.
AAGACGTGAAAAAAGAAAATTTGTTCTAAACTTTTAACTTAACTGAACACTAGTTTCTGAGATTATTGATGAACTAAATACAATTGGGCTGAAAATTATAGATTTTGGAGCTTTAAAATTGTTGCCGCATGAATTACATAAAGCAGCAAAAAATGCCGCCAAAAACATTGGAGAATATTATTTTAATCCCGGAAAAAATTCGGATACTGAAAGATTAGCACTGGATGAAATTTCCAAATTACGAATAGCTGCTTCTGCCAACACCCACTCCAGAGTCAGTTTTCTTTCTTCAACCTTGCCTGACACTTTAACAAGAATAGAAAGGCTGCTGAACCCTAAAAAACATATTTCTATTTTGCCGGGGACTTTGGCAAGAACAGAAAGTTTACTTTCTATAAATTAACTTTTGGTCGCATTGTAGGGAAAGCGATGACATCTCGTATACTTACGGAGTTTGTAAGTATCATAATCAGTCTGTCTATGCCAATTCCAAGTCCGCCGGAAGGAGGCATTCCGAATTCTAAAGCAGTGATGTAATCATCATCGACTTCAGCAGGGGTTTCATGATCATTTTCCCTTTTATTTGCAACCTGCTGTTCAAATCTTCTTCTCTGGTCAATAGGATCGGTTAATTCAGAGAAAGCATTGGCAATTTCCCAACCGTTTACTCGTGTTTCAAATCTTTCAACAAGTCTATTATCATCTCTATGAGGTTTTGCAAGAGGTGATATGTCTCTCGGGTAGTCAATAATATGTACCGGCTGAATTAAATTAGGTTCAACTTTTATTTCAAAGACTTTATCAAGGATAACTCCCCATGTATCGCCTTCTTCAATTTCAGCACCAAGTTTTTTAGCTTCTTCTGCCGCTTCAGGAACTGTAAGGAACTGGCTGAAGTCGACTTCAGTGAATTTTTTAACGGCACCTAGCATTGTCATTCTATCCCAAGGAGGTGTTAAGTTGATTTCTCTGCCCTGATAATTTACAATCATTGTTCCAAGAACACTTTGCGCTACCGAACTTATTAAATTTTCAGTAAGCACCATCATTTCATTGTAATCAACATAAGCCTGATACAATTCAAGCATTGTAAATTCGGGATTGTGTTTAGGAGAAATTCCTTCATTTCTAAAGCTTCTGTTAATTTCAAATATTTTTTCGGACAAACCGCCTACCATAAGCCTTTTTAAGTATAATTCAGGGGCAATCCTAAGGAACATATCCATATCATGAGCATTATGAAATGTTTTAAAAGGTCTTGCAGTAGCTCCGCCTGCTATAGTCTGAAGCATAGGAGTTTCTACTTCAAGAAATCCACGTTTTGTCAGATAATCACGAATTTCTTTCAGGATTAAACTTCTTTTCAAGAAAGTATCACGAACTTCTTCGTTCATAATCATATCTAAATAACGCTGCCTGTAGCGTGTTTCCACATCAGTAAGACCATGCCATTTTTCGGGAAGCGGCAAAAGCGACTTGGAAAGAATTTTTAAATCGTTGACTTTTATACTTAATTCTCCGCGGGGAGTTCTTCTTACGTTGCCATGAACGCCAATAATATCGCCTACATCAAGAAGTTTAAGAAGCTTGATTTTTTCTTCATCAACATTTTCTTTATGTGTAAAAAGCTGGATTTTTCCTGAACTGTCAACGAGATCTATAAACATTCCGCTGTTTCGCATTGCCATAACTCTTCCTGCAACGCTGTAAATCTCGGTATCTTCTCCTTCTGAAGGAAGCTCTTTATATTTTTCGTGCAACTGCGCAGCAGAAGCTGTTCTATCATAAGTATAAGGATAAGGATTTATGCCTTTGTCAACAAGATCATTTAATTTTTGGATTCTAGTGTTTCTAAGTGTTTCAAGACTGCTATGAGCAACTTTTTCAGTCAATTTGACCTCCAGATTTTTACATACTATACCAGTTTATTAAATTCTACCATTAAAATGATTTAACAATAAGTTTTTTCAACAGGCTTAATTCTATCAGGCAATAAATAAACTCGATACTGTAATTTACTGAAAAAATTTAATACTGTAGTATTTAAGTTAGCTTTATACCGCTCTAAAAAAGTAATCATACTAAATTGCCATCTATCAAGTAAAAACACAAAAATGTCATTCTGAGGCAAAGCCAAATTTTCTTGAAAAGCAGCACTCCTGAAAGTTATAGGCTTATAGACTTGATACTCAAAGGGACAGATGCTTCGTTTCACTCAGCATGACAAAAAGAAAATCCTCTAAAGGGCGCGAATTGGTATCATTTTAGTACAGCAGTTAAAATTAATCGAAAAATATGAAAAAAAAACGAAAAATAGGCTATATAACAGCGGCAGTTTTATTAATTCTGTTTATATTGTGGTTCATTTTTGACGGAGTTCCTGTTGAAGCTTATAAAGTAGTTTCTAAAGATGCTATAAAAGCCGTGGCAGTAACAGGAACTGTAAAATCATTGGAAGATGTCCTTGTTACAACAAATATAATCGGAAATATTGAAAAATTTTATGTAAAAGAAGGTGATTACGTAAAAAAAGATCAACTAATAGCAACTTTAGTGAGAAAACAGCAAACAGGAAGTCTTATATCTGCTAAAGGCAGGTTAGATACGGCTTATTGGGATCTCGAAGATTTGCTCACAGAACCGCGTAAACAGGAAGTTGAAATAGCAAAATCCGAAGTGAATAAAGTAGTACAGAAATCTTTAGTTTTAAAATATACTCTTAATAGAAATAAAATTGACCTTTCTGATGCAAAGATTGATGAAGACAGGTATAAAATACTTGAAAAGGCTGGTGCTGTCAGCAAAAGAGAATTAGAACAAAAAACTTTAAGAAGAAAAGAATTAGAAACCTCAATAGGTGAAACTCAGGAACAAATTAATTCAGCATTTGGTGAATTAAACCAGGCAAAAGAAAAATTAAGCCTTACAATTCAAAAAATAAAGATGCAGCAAATTGAAGCAGCAAAAGGAAGATTAAAATCCGCCGAGGGAGATATTATTTTTTCGGAAGGCGACCTTGAAAATTATATAATAACAGCGCCCGTTTCAGGGATTATTACCGACAAAATTCTTCACACTGGTGATATTGCTTCACCAACTTCTCCAATAGCAAGACTTGTCGTACCTAACCTGATATATTTGGGTATGGAAGTTGAAGAAAAAGAACTGCCCTTTATAAAAAAAGGACAAAAAGCCCTCGTTGTATTTGATGCTTATCCTGATGATGTTTTTGAGTGTTTTGTAACAAAAATACAAAAACAGGTAAATCCATTCACAGGAACTTTTGAAACAAGGCTCAGCAGACCTAAAAAAAATATCCGTCTTGATGTCGGAATGACTTTAGACGCATCAATAATCACCGCTAAATATAAAAATGTCACAGTTATACCAACAGATTTTGTCACCCAAAAAGACAATGAAGCTTATGTATTCACAAAATTTGGTTTTTGGGCGAGAAAAACTTATATAAAAACTGATAATTTTGATAATAACAGAACGAAAATACTCGGTGGTCTTAAAAGTGGGAATATTATTCTTAAAAGCATCGAGAAAAATAAATTAAAAAACAATAATCATATAAAAATTATGGATTATTACAAACTATGAAATTTTATGAATTATTTATAGCTCTCAGGTACATAAAAGCTAATTTAAAGCAGTCAATAATAATTGTAACGGCTATTAGTATAGGTGTTGCCATTATTATTTGGATTCCGTCAATTAATTTGTCTTTTATGGAGGATTTAATAAACAGAACAGTTTCAAGTGCTCCTAATATTACAATACAAAAAGAATTAGATACCTTTAAAACAAATAAAACCTTATTTGCCCAAAAATTTAAAGATGAGAATCTTTTGCTTTCAGATCAGGTTTTAACCAGAAAAAGAAAAATAAAATCTTACAAAAACATAATTGAACAGCTTAAAAATATTCAACAAATAGCAGCGATGGCTCCTTTTACGGAAGGCGAAGTTTTTATAATCAGAGGCGGAGAGGAAAGAGGGGTTGTATTAAGAGGAATTGTTCCTGAAGAGTTAAAAATCGTAGATATTGAAAAAGATATTATTAAAGGAAGAATAAAAAATCTGAGCATTAACGAGATTGTTCTCGGAAATATTTTTGCCCAAAAAATGAAAGTTGGCATTGGAAAACGCATTAAAGCTACAGGACCGACAGGAGAAAGTAAAAGTCTTAAAGTGGTAGGGATTTTTTCAACAGGGTTGAGATCTAAAGATGAAGACCTTGCGTATGTAAACTTGAAATCCGGTCAACAGTTGTTAAATATAAAAAATGACGTAACAGGAATAGGAATAAAAGTTAAAGATATCTACAAAGCTGAAGAAACAGCAAGGTTAATAGAAAAAATAACGGGACTTTACGTCACAAGCTGGATG
It contains:
- the lysS gene encoding lysine--tRNA ligase → MTEKVAHSSLETLRNTRIQKLNDLVDKGINPYPYTYDRTASAAQLHEKYKELPSEGEDTEIYSVAGRVMAMRNSGMFIDLVDSSGKIQLFTHKENVDEEKIKLLKLLDVGDIIGVHGNVRRTPRGELSIKVNDLKILSKSLLPLPEKWHGLTDVETRYRQRYLDMIMNEEVRDTFLKRSLILKEIRDYLTKRGFLEVETPMLQTIAGGATARPFKTFHNAHDMDMFLRIAPELYLKRLMVGGLSEKIFEINRSFRNEGISPKHNPEFTMLELYQAYVDYNEMMVLTENLISSVAQSVLGTMIVNYQGREINLTPPWDRMTMLGAVKKFTEVDFSQFLTVPEAAEEAKKLGAEIEEGDTWGVILDKVFEIKVEPNLIQPVHIIDYPRDISPLAKPHRDDNRLVERFETRVNGWEIANAFSELTDPIDQRRRFEQQVANKRENDHETPAEVDDDYITALEFGMPPSGGLGIGIDRLIMILTNSVSIRDVIAFPTMRPKVNL
- a CDS encoding HlyD family secretion protein codes for the protein MKKKRKIGYITAAVLLILFILWFIFDGVPVEAYKVVSKDAIKAVAVTGTVKSLEDVLVTTNIIGNIEKFYVKEGDYVKKDQLIATLVRKQQTGSLISAKGRLDTAYWDLEDLLTEPRKQEVEIAKSEVNKVVQKSLVLKYTLNRNKIDLSDAKIDEDRYKILEKAGAVSKRELEQKTLRRKELETSIGETQEQINSAFGELNQAKEKLSLTIQKIKMQQIEAAKGRLKSAEGDIIFSEGDLENYIITAPVSGIITDKILHTGDIASPTSPIARLVVPNLIYLGMEVEEKELPFIKKGQKALVVFDAYPDDVFECFVTKIQKQVNPFTGTFETRLSRPKKNIRLDVGMTLDASIITAKYKNVTVIPTDFVTQKDNEAYVFTKFGFWARKTYIKTDNFDNNRTKILGGLKSGNIILKSIEKNKLKNNNHIKIMDYYKL
- a CDS encoding ABC transporter permease → MKFYELFIALRYIKANLKQSIIIVTAISIGVAIIIWIPSINLSFMEDLINRTVSSAPNITIQKELDTFKTNKTLFAQKFKDENLLLSDQVLTRKRKIKSYKNIIEQLKNIQQIAAMAPFTEGEVFIIRGGEERGVVLRGIVPEELKIVDIEKDIIKGRIKNLSINEIVLGNIFAQKMKVGIGKRIKATGPTGESKSLKVVGIFSTGLRSKDEDLAYVNLKSGQQLLNIKNDVTGIGIKVKDIYKAEETARLIEKITGLYVTSWMEDNKQILDQLNRFKLIILFINFLIIFSAATSITSVFIMLIASKAKEIGILKSMGAENISIMAIFMVQALSLSILGYFLGLLGAKILIIWYSKLIESAGETVFTSQVPVFNLNISYAILAFFYSVFTSIMASILPSYQAAKLRPVEAING